Genomic segment of Iocasia fonsfrigidae:
GATAAGATGAGTGAAAAGGTTCGTCAGGCTGCCTATGAGATTATTGATCGAAAAGGTGCTACCTATTATGCAGTTGGTCTGGCAGTAGCTCGTATTGTAGAAAGTATCTTCCGGGATGAACATACAATACTGACTGTTTCAACCCTATTAACTGGGGAATATGGTATTGATGATCTTGTTTTAAGTATCCCCAGTATAGTTGGTAGTAGAGGGGTGGAGAAGGTACTTAACCTGACTTTGAGTTCTCAAGAGGAGGAAGAACTATTAAAATCTGCTGGGGTTTTAAAGGGAATTATTCAAGAATTAGATATTTGACAAGGGGACGGTTCGCCTGTCACATTATTAAGTAGGGTAATAATCCTAATAATTATAAAGGAGATGATTAAGTGGATTATGTAAAAAAGGTTGATCCTGAAATAGCTGACTTGATTGAAAAAGAGGCAGCAAGGCAGCAGCATAATATTGAATTGATTGCCTCTGAAAATTTTGTGAGTGAAGCAGTTATGGAGGCAGCTGGTTCATGTCTTACTAATAAGTATGCTGAGGGTTATCCACATAAACGATATTATGGTGGTTGTGAGGTTGTTGATCAGGTAGAAGAGCTGGCTATTGAGCGGGCAAAAAGACTTTTTGATGCTGAACATGTAAATGTTCAACCCCATTCTGGTTCACAGGCTAATCAGGCTGTTTATTTTGCTGTAGTACCAAAGGGTGGGAAAATACTGGCGATGGATTTGACCCATGGTGGCCATTTAACACATGGAAGTCCAGTAAACATGTCTGGTAAGTACTTCAATTTCTTTCATTATGGTGTAAACAAAGCAGAACGTATAGATTTTGAACAGGTTTCATCCTTGGCCAGGGAACACAAACCGGATTTGATAGTGGCAGGTGCAAGTGCTTACCCCAGGGAAATAGATTTTATTAAGTTTAGGGAGATTGCTGATGAGGTAGGGGCTTTATTTATGGTTGATATGGCACATATTGCCGGACTGGTTGCTGTTGGTTTACATTCTAACCCTGTACCAGTGGCAGATTTTGTGACAACTACAACCCATAAAACCCTGCGTGGAACCCGTGGTGGGATGATACTTTGTAAGGAGAAATATGCTAAAGATATTGATAAGGCTATTTTCCCTGGGTTACAGGGTGGTCCTTTAATGCATATTATTGCTGCCAAGGCTGTTTCTTTTAAAGAGGCTTTAACAGATGAGTTCAAGGAATATCAACAGCAAATTGTTAACAATGCAGCTGTTCTGGCTGCTGAATTGCAGGATTATGGTTTCAGGTTGGTATCTGGAGGGACTGATAATCATTTAATGTTGGTTGACTTGAATAACAAAGGGATTACTGGTAAAGATGCTGAGACTGCTCTTGATAAAGTCGGTATCACAGCCAATAAAAATACTATCCCCTTTGAAAAGAGGAGCCCTTTCGTAACCAGTGGTATCAGGCTGGGAACACCTGCTGTTACAAGTAGGGGCATGAAAGAAGCTGAGATGAAATTAGTTGCTGAATTTATAGCAGAGACTATTGAAAATATTGATGATGATAGTAAATTAGCAGAGATAAAAAATGGAGTATATGAATTAACAGAGAAATTTAGTAAATGATTTTATTATAAATCAATATATATATAATTATGGGACTCTTATAGTGTGGAGTCCTTGTTTTTTATATTATTGGGATAATATAGTAAAGTCTTAATTGCAAGTCCAAATAAAATGTAGTATAATTAGCTGTGAAACGAATAGGAGGTTATATTTTGCTAGTATTAACTACAATTAAGAATAGTTTTGTACAGCTATATAATTATTTATTTAAGCTAGTTTTCTATAATTTAGTCTGGGTTACTATTTTTATCCTGCCTTTTTTAATTCTTTATCCATTTGAAAGACTCTGGATGTTTTACCTGGCTGCAGTTTATTATCTGCTGGTAACAGGTCCTTTTATTCTCTCATTTTTACATATTATAAGAAGAATAAAGGCAAGAGAAGACACAAGATTGCGTGAATTTTTTCAGGGTATTAAAACATATTTTTCCAGGGGGCTGTTGTCGTTCTTTTTTGTTGTTCTGATTTATTTTGTTTTGTTTTTTGATCTCTATTATTTTAGCCAGCGGGCTGATAATATCTTTATCATGATAATTTCAGCTATAACCATGTATATTATAGTATTTTTTACTATGTTTCAATTTTATTTCTGGGGTTTATCAGTATATGAGGAAGATAGGGGATTTAAAGAACTTATTAAAAGGGTTTTTTTACTAACAATGGCTAATCCATTTTCTACATTGTTTTTTTTAATTGCGTTCTTGCTCTTAACCATGTTGATGGTATTATCCGTTTTTGCTATTCCACTACTTTTTCTTGTTCTCGGGGGATTATTAATTAATAATTATACTGAACTAACTCTTGAAAAATATTAAACTTGAACAGGGGGATTTATTTATGTCAGAATATTTTTTAGGAATCGATATAGGGGGAACTAAAATATTAACCGCTATTGCTGATAGTAGTGGTAAGATATTAATAAGTAATAAAAGATCTACTGAGGCTGATAAGGGACAGGACGTTATTATAGATAATATCATAAAAACTATTGATAATGTTCTCAATAATAGTAATATTAGCAAAGAGGAAGTAGCTTCAATTGGGATTGGTTCCCCTGGGCCTTTAAATACAAAGGATGGTGTGATTATTGAGAATGCTAATCTGCCGTGGAGGGATGTACCGATTGTGGAATTACTGGAGGAAAGGACAGGGATTAGCCCTATTTTTTTAGAGAATGATGCTAATGCGGCTGCCCTTGGTGAAAAATGGTTTGGGGCAGGCCGTGGGGTAGCTGATTTGATTTATATTACAATTAGTACTGGGATAGGGGGCGGTATAATTATAGATCGTCGTATTTATCACGGGAAGAGCGACATAGCTGGCGAGGTAGGTCATATGATAATTGATCCTAATGGTCCGCTCTGTGGTTGTGGAAATCATGGTTGTTTTGAAGCCATGGCTTCTGGCACAGCAATAAACCGGATGGCTAAAAAGGTTGTTGAAGATAATCAGGAGAGCAAAATGTTCGCACTGCTTAAGGGAGATCTCAATAAGATTAATGGTAAGGTAATTGCTGAGGCAGCCGAGATGGGTGATCAATTAGCTCAGGATATCTGGAAAAGGGCTGCCTATTATATGGGTTTAGGGATTGCTAATTTATTAAATATTTTTAACCCAGGTATGATTATTTTAGGTGGGGGTGTTATGAAGGCCTGGGATTATTTTGAGAAACCGATGATGGAAGGTATAAAAAAACATGCCTTTGATAGTGCCTTTAGTTCTGTAGAAATAAAACGGTCTGAATTAGGTGATGATGTAGGTGTTAAAGGGGCAATTGCTGTTGCTATGGGGGATAGATTATTATCGTGAAAAATAAAGAAATAGCTGTCAAAGACATTATTAATAAATTTTCCCTTGAAATATTAGCAGGTGACCCAGAAGATAAAGAGATAACAGTTAGTGATATTAAAAGGCCAGGGATTGAACTGGCTGGTTTCTGGAAATATTTCGCTCCGAAAAGGGTGCAGTTACTAGGACGTACTGAGATTACATTTTTAAAGGAACTTAAACCTCCTGTTTTAAAGAAAAGGGTTAAAAAGTTATTTAGCTATCATTTGTCATGTGTAATTATTTGCCGTAACCTGGATGTTCCAGATATAGTTCTGAAAGAAGCGGCTAATACATCAACACCACTACTGAAGACTTCAGTAGCGACTACCAGATTTTTAAGTCTGCTTACTAACTATCTGGAGGAGTCGCTTGCCCCGGAAAAGACCATTCATGGGGTTTTGGTCGATATTTATGGGATTGGTGTTTTAATCAGTGGGAAAAGTGGTATAGGTAAGAGTGAAACAGCTATTCAGCTGGTTAAAAGAGGCCATAGACTGGTTGCTGATGATGTAATAATTGTAAAAAAAATAGGAGAGCGGGAGTTGCTGGGTTCAGCCCCTGAAGTTGCCAGGTATTTTCTTGAGATTAGGGGCATAGGAATAATAAATGTAAGTACTTTATTTGGAGCAGGGGCAGTTAAAGATTCTTCTGAGATTAATATGGTGGCTAATCTGGAGTTTTGGGATGAGAAGAAGGTGTATGACCGTTTAGGGATTGATAGTAAATATGATGAAATAATGGGGATTAAAGTCCCAGAGGTAATTATTCCGGTTAAACCGGGCCGTAATGTAGCTATGGTACTGGAAATAGCTGCTATGAATATGCGAATGAAGGCCATGGGATATAATGCAGCACGTGATTTTTCTGCCAAAGTAAATGACCTGATGAGAGAAACTTAAATTATGGGGGTTTATCATGAAAGGGAAGTTTTTTGGCTTATTGATTTTTTTCTTTATAATCATGTTTTTTTCTGTGGGTAATAGTTCAGCCTATACAGGAGAGTTCTTCTTTTCTATTGATGATCCTGAGGGTGATGATTTTGGTCCTGGTACATATGAGTATCCAAGTGATGAGGTCTTTCAACCCTACCAGGGACTTTTTGATATTACTAATTTTGCTATAGCTAAGGATGAGGGGCAGTATATATTTAGGTTTCGTTTTAAGCAATTAAAAGACCCTTGGAATAGTAAATTTGGTTTTAGCCTACCCTTAATACATTTATATATTGATAATCAAAGGGGGGGATCTACTGAACTATTTAAAAAGGGTGCCAGGGTTAGACTTGATGAACATTATCCCTGGAATGCCCTACTGGAAATAAGTGGTTGGTGGGTCAGAGTATTTGAACCAGGTGATCAGGATAAGGAAGATGACTTTTGGTATGCTGAAGAAAATCCCTGGGAGCTTAAAAATGTTGATCTTAGAGTCAAGAATAATGAGATTTATCTGTACCTTGATCAGGCTGTAACTGGCCCTTTAGAGGGAGCAGAGATATTTCTGCTGGTAGGTAGTTTTGATCCCTTTGGACCAGATTATTTAAGGGAACTTAGTAATAGGCCTTCAGCCTGGAATTTTTATGATAGGGTAGGAAGGGATCTGGAAAACGCCCCACTTGTAATTGATTTATTAACCCCAAATAAAGTATCACAGATAGATATCTTGCAGAAATATGATGCAGATAGGTTGGCAGAAATAACCCCAGTTAAAGTAAGTGATCAAGAAGGTAATCTATTATATATCTATTATTTTATTGCTTTAACATTTTTCCTTGGATTGCTAATCTTAATAGCGTATAAGAACCCTTTTCTTAGAAATAATAAAAAATAGATAAAATGAAAGGGGGAAATATTGCTATATGTTAAATGATAATGGTATTAATGTTAGTCCAACTCCAATAACTGCGGGTTCGAGGATTGAAGTCGAATATGATGGATTACTTTCAAAGTCAGGTGCCCAGGAGGTATACTTACATGCAGGATTTGGTATGGATAATAATTGGGAAAAAGTATTAGATCTTAAGATGGAACGGGATAAGGATATCTGGAAAACTAATTGTGATGTTGATACAAGTGATAGATTTATATTCTGCTTTCATGATAATGCAGGTAACTGGGATAATAATAATGGCAGAAACTGGAGCTTTGAAGTGCATAATGGAAGATTATATTAATAATATGGAAAAAGCCGCTGTTAAGGCGGCTTTTTCCATATTTATACTTACAGACTATATGAAACTATAATCTCAGGATCTAGAATACGGAAGGTGAAGGAAACAGTAATAAATAGTTTTACGTTTTTACTATCATGGTTCTCATAACCTACTGCATAATCCTTACCAATCGTTAATTCTAAATCTGCATGGTCAAAAGGAATCAAAAAAGCACCATCGATAACCTTGCTAAAAATAATTTCACCATCAATAAGGTGCTCAATTCTTCTGTGTAAAGGATAACCCTCTGTCTTGGTCTGGATTATCTTCCAGGCGTCTTTACCAACAATAAGACTATATGGTGTTTCAGCTAGGGCGTTATTTAACAATATTTTACCTTCTAAAATATTTGCTATAATCTCTGAACTATCCTGTCCTAGTTGTAGCTTGTTAACTGCCTCTGTTTTAAGACCTTTAATATTACTGCTTTCCAGACCGTTAAAAACAGTATTGTCTTCGAATTCAGCAATTTTGCTAACTGCTTCTTCCAGAGGACCCAGGTCTATGTCTTTAGCACCTCTTTCAATGTTATCAAGTTCCCATCTATTTAACTCAAATACTACTCTTGCTTCAGTAAGGGGTTTAACCTGGTAAATACCACTATTAACCCCTTTACCATTATCTTCAATATTAGTTAATCTGCCTTCAGTAAGAACATTATAGTCCCAACCCTTAGGTCCATTTACATGGAGTACTTTTCGGGCTGAAAGCTGTGTTTTAAGTGCCTCTCTAGCCCTGTCATTTATCTCATCCCAGGCCTTATCAGTTAGTGGGGCTAATTCTTTTTTTAACATATCCATTTAAAACACCTCCAGGTATTTATTTTAGATTCCCTATGCCTAAATCTATATTATCGTTAGAGTCCTGTTTTTCGCCAGCTTCTTCAACATCAACGATGGACATTTCCGTAAAAAGATAAGTCTTTAATTCCTCGTCCCAGCCCGGCATATTTCTTCTTAACCACTCAATGGCCATGACTGCGTGTTCTATTTCTTCATTTCTATTATGGGCTAATATTTTTTTGACCTCATCATCATTAGTGGCGTCAACCCTTTGGTTATACCAGTCAATTGCTTCTACTTCTTCTTTTAAACTATTAAGTACTCTGCTTATGTTTTTTGTCTCTTCGCTGAGTTTGTCTTCAGCTTCATGATATGCACTCATTATCTGATCCCTCCTTATTAGTAATAATATCTATTATAATTATAACATATAATATGAGAAAATCAACCAAAATACTAGGTTGTTTTTTAATACACCAATAATATTTTGAGTTATTTAACTGGATTTAATTCATGAAATTGTGTTTTTTTAATCTGAAGAAAAAGATAGGTTTTGCTAGTGTATACAGTATTTTTATTGACAATTAATCACAAAGATTATAAAATATCTGCAGTAGGATAAAACAAAAAAAGTAGCAGAAAGAAGGTAACTTAAGATGAATTATGTCTATGCAGGTGTAACTAGCAAAGAGAATTTTTACGGCAGGAATAATCCTGTAGAGTTGATAGAAAAATACGGCAGCCCGCTATATGTCTATAATGAAAAGATATTGAGGGATAGATGTAAGGATATGTCTGGTCTGATAGATTATCCTAATTTTATTGTAAACTATTCGGCCAAGGCAAATAGTAATCTGCACTTGTTGGAAATAATCAGGGATGAGGGATTAAATGTTGATGCCATGTCACCTGGTGAGATTTTTGTAGAGTTAAAGGCTGGGTTTTCCCCAGATCAGATACTATATATAGGTAATAATGTCTCAGCAGATGAATTACAATATGCTCTTGATACAGGTGTAAAAATAAGTGTTGATTCAATTGCCCAGTTGGACTTGTTTGGCAGGATTAATCCCGGTGGCGAAGTTTTTGTTAGATTTAATCCAGGGGTTGGTGCTGGCCATAATCCCAAGGTTGTTACTGGTGGTAAAAAGACTAAGTTTGGTGTTCAGGCAGAGTATATAGATGACGTTAAAAGGGTTTTAGATGAACATAATCTAAGATTAATTGGTATTAACCAGCATATTGGTTCATTATTTATGGATGGGGAACCTTATCTTGCCGGAGTCAAATCCCTATTAGCTATTGCTGAGGAATTTGATTCTATAGAGTATATTGATATAGGTGGGGGTTTTGGTATTCCTTATCATAAACATGATGGCCAGGAACGTCTTAATATTCAGGAATTGGGTGGTATGCTTAACGAGCTAATCTATAACTGGGTTGCTGATTACGGCCGTGAGATTACAATTATGGTAGAACCAGGTAGGTATATTGCTGCAGAATGTGGTGTTTTATTAGGTAGTGTTTACTCTCTTAAAGAGAATTATGGTATTAAATATGTGGGAACTGATCTGGGCTTTAATGTTTTAAAACGCCCGATGATTTATGGTTCTCATCATGATATAGAGATCTACCGGAAAGAGGAAGTGGATTCCAGTGTCCAGGAAGAGGTTACTATTGTTGGTAACATCTGTGAGAGCGGGGACATAATTGCCAAAAAGAGGGAGTTTCCCAGGATTTTCGAAGGGGACCTACTTGGTGTTTTAGATGCCGGGGCTTATGGTTTTTCTATGGCGTCTAATTATAATAATAGATTAAGACCAGCTGAGGTATTAATTAATGAACAGGGGGATGATCTGTTGATCAGAAGAAGGGATACCCTTGAACAGCTAATAAATAATTTTTGAGATGCAAAGGGCTGCTTATAATTTTAGCAGCCCTTTATTTATTTAGTCTTAACAAGTGAATAGGAATCAGCTTCCAGTTCTGCCTCCATCTTTCTAGCTTCAATTTCCTTTATAAGGGAGATTGAGCCCATGTCTATTCTATAACTATATTTAGACAATTCTTCAATAGTCATCCACTGTTCGTCAACAATAGCTGAGGGCTGGTTAAGGGGTGTGGTAATTTCATTTGACTGGATCAGGGGATAAAAAACCCCATTTTTTTTAAAACCTATCAGGATATAATAGTTATTAGCCGGTTCTGCCTGTAAATACCAGTCTCTAGCTTGGTGGTTAATTCTGATATCATGACTGTTGTTTTTTTTGGTATTAACAAGACGTAAAAATGCTTCATTTTGATAGAAGTCAGGGTTTTTTATTTCCCAGTAGGCAAATAAAAAACCAGGATCCCTTGCAAAAAGCCGGATATAGTTTTTGTTATAGTATTCCCTTAAAGGGTATTCTTCCCTGGGAAACTCTTTCAGAACACTCTCTTCTATCTTTTTTTCTTCTTTTATCTTTGTTTTTGTTTCTTGATACATATTACTATTATCAACTCCTATCTCTTCTCCCGTTTCGTAATCAGTGTTTTTTAAAGAAAGGTGGAAATCCCTGGCTTTTTGATCCCTTTTTAAGGAAAGATAATATAAGACCAAAAAAGCTATAATAGCTAATAAAATAACCAGGATATTTAAGAAGACGTTCACTTTATCCCTCCTTTCTTAATTGAACTTTACTCCTGGGTTGGTACATCTTGAAATCAATAGCCGGGAAGATATTGTCTTCCTTTTCTAATTCAGTAAGTTTTGTTAAATCAATATTGTTCCTTTCTATTCCTTCTACTAGTTGAGAAAAGTTATGAAGGTGTTTTTTGGTTCTCAAAATGGCATAGTCAACCATCGTATCTGCTTTCATAATAAAGGCCCAGTCACTACTCTGTGCTAATAATAATTCCCGAACCAGCTGGTTGAGGGCCCTGTAGCGCTTGTCTTTTTGGTCATTTAAATAAGCAAAGCAGTCAGCTAATTCGATAAGTTTTAACTCAGCTTGGTGTAGGTGGCGGTAAATCCAGTCATTAGTGCCGTTGAGCCAGACTTCATGGTAGCCTTTATAACCCCAACTTGACTCAGTAGGCATAGCTATCTGGTTTTTAGGATAATGGTCAAGGTAACTAGATAAGCTTATTGTTTCTATCTCATCCTGATCATAGTGAAGTTTCTTAAAGAGAAATTCTAACCATTGTGGGCCTTCAAACCACCAGTGTCCGAATAACTCTGCATCATATGGTGAGACAATAATTGCCTTGCGGTCAAGTATTTGAGTAAGGTAATTAATTTGCTGCTGTCTATTAAACATAAAGTTGCCTGCATGTTCAGCTGCTTTATCACGGGCTGCAATAGGGTCATATACTTCTTTCCAATTATTTTTACTGGTTATTTTATAGTATTTAAAACCGATGTGTTTCCTTATTCCAGAGGGTAGGTATTCCTTGATATAATCATAATCCAGGTCATAGCCAATATCCCGATAAAATTCTCGATAATTATAATCCCCTGGGTATCCCTCATTAGCACTCCAGACCTGTTTTGATGACTCTATATCTCTACCAAAGGCAGCTACACCTGCTGGTGTGTAAATAGGAGCATATAAACCATATCTGGGTCTTGGGGCTGCATGGAGTATCCCGTGACTTGAACTGATAAAATACCTTAGATCGTTTTCAGCCAGAATCTGATCTAAACCAGGTTTGAAGGCACATTCAGGCAGCCAGATACCATTTGGTCTTTTACCAAAAAACTGTTGATAGGTCTCTATTCCTGTTTTTATCTGGGCATTTCTGGCCTCATCTGTTAATAATAATGGTAGATAAGCATGGGTGGCAGCAGAGGTAATAATCTCAATATTACCCCTTTCCTGAAACTCTTTAAAGGCAGCTAAGATATTATTATGGTATTTTTCATGAAAAAAATAATATACTTCCTTATATAAATAGTTGTACATTTCAGCCAGCCGGTATAATTCAGGCTGGTCTTTTGTTCTCTGTAATTCTTTTTCACTTAATTCAATGAGTTTTAATACGTGTTTATGATACCTTTCCTGAAGGAGTTCGTCTCCTAACATACTTGCCAGGGAAGGTGAGATATTAATTGTGTATTGAAAATTAACCCCTTCTTTTACTAGTCTATTCATTATTATTATTAAAGGAATATATGTTTCAGTTATTGCCTCATACAGCCAGTCTTCTGCTAATTCACCCTCTTTATTATGTCTTACGTAAGGCAAATGGGCATGGAGTACAAATGCTAAAAACCCTTTTGTCATTTTTTTTCCTCCTATTTATTTTTTTATACCCTGTTATTATAGCCGAATAATTTATTGTTATTCCTTATTTAATATGTTAATTATTCTTGATATTTATTCATCTCTGTCATGTATAAAATATTTATTTTTGCTAAATATTAAAATAAAGATAATTAAAAAATGGGAGGTAAGAAGATGAAGATTTTGATGTTTTCCTGGGAATATCCACCCTTAAGCCATGGTGGTTTAGCTCGTCATGTACAGGACTTAAGTGAAGCCTTGGTTAAGCAGGGACATAAAATTTATGTAATTACACAGGGTAATGCTAAGATGTCTGAAGATGACATAGTTAATGGAGTCAGGGTAATTAGAACAACTCCGGTCACTATATCGGGGAATAATTTTGTTGACAATATACTACACCTTAACTTTCAAATGACAGAAAAGACTATTGAGCTTATGGAGCAAATAGGTGATATAGACTTGATTCACGGACATGATTGGTTAGTTTTCTGGGTTTCTAAGGTATTTAAACATTCTTTAAGAAAACCACTACTTTATACTATTCATGCTACAGAATTTGGTAGGAATCAAGGTATCTATAATAATATGCAGCGTTACATAAATGATCTTGAATGGTATGCCTGTTTTGAGGCCTGGAAGGTAGTTGTTTGTAGTAGGTATATGGCAAATGAGGCAAAAAATCTTTTTCAACTGCCTGATGATAAAGTTGCTACTATTGCTAATGGCGTTAATGAAGAAAATTATCTGTTAGATAGAAACCAAAGCTTTGATGTTGATGATTTTAAAAACACTTATGCCAGTCTAAATGAAAATATTGTGTTTTATGTCGGTAGGATTGTGAGAGAGAAAGGAATTCAGGTATTACTCCAGTCGGTTCCAGAGATTTTAAGTGTAGAACCTAGTACAAAATTTGTAATTGCTGGTAAAGGACCACATCTTGATAACCTTAAGGCACAGGCCGATTATCTTGGGATTGCCGATAGGATCTATTTTACAGGTTTTATTAGTGATGAAGAGAGAAATAAGCTGTATCAGATAGCAGATGTAGCTGTTTTCCCCAGTATTTATGAGCCATTTGGAATTGTAGCATTAGAAGCAATGGTTACTAAAACACCGGTAGTTGTCAGTAATGTTGGTGGTATGGCAGAATTCGTTGAAGATGATAAAAATGGATTAATGGTAAATCCCAATAACCCACATCAACTGGCTGGAGCTATTCTGGAATTAATAAGAAATAAGGAAAAAAGCAAGGAAATTGCTGCCAGGGGCTACAGGATGGTTAAAGAAGAATACACCTGGGAAGAGATTGCCAGTAAGACTGCTGCTCTATATGAAGATGTAAATTTTGACTACCTTAAGAGTGATTGGAATAAAAAACATACTAAAGGCAATATGAATAATAATGAAGAGTCATTGCTTTATAGATATACTTCACAAAGAAAATATAGCTAAGGGGGCAAAATATGAAAGCGGTTATTATGGCCGGGGGTCAGGGTAGTCGGCTGCGTCCTCTAACCTGTGATCTACCTAAACCCATGGTTCCTATTGTTAATTATCCAGTAATGGAGTATATTATTAATCTACTGAAAAAACATGGTGTTACTGAGATAGCAGTTACTTCATATTATATGACAAAGTATATTAAAGATTATTTTCAAAATGGAGAAAAATGGGGTGTAAAGCTAAAGTATTTTGTGGAAGAAGAACCACTGGGTACTGCAGGAAGTGTTCATAATGCAGTTGATTTTCTCGATGAAACCTTTATTGTTATTAGTGGTGATGCAGTGACAGATTTTGACTTGAGCGAGGCAGTAACTTTTCACCAGCAAAAGGAAGCAGATGCTACCCTGGTACTGGCCAGAGAAGATATACCACTAGACTATGGTGTGGTAATGACTGATGATGGGGGAGAGATAATACGTTTTCTGGAAAAACCTAACTGGGGACGGGTTTTTAGTGATACGATAAATACAGGGATATATATACTTGAACCTTCTATCTTTGAGTTGTATCAGAAAAATAAAAAATATGACTTTAGTAAAGACCTCTTTCCATTAATGCTGAGAAAAGGAAAAAGATTATTTGGTGCTGCCCTTGAGGGATACTGGAATGATATTGGTAGTCTTGATGAATATCATCAAACTCAGTTTGATCTCCTATCTGGAGATATTAAACTTCCCTTAAATGCCTGTGGGGTAATGGATGGGGATATTTATGTTGAAGATAAAGTTGAGATTGATGATACAGCTGAGCTGACAGGGCCTCTTTACATTGGGAAGGGTTCAGTTATTGGTCAGGGGGTAAAATTGAATAATTGTGTGATCGGCCGTAACTGTCGTATAGAGTCACATTCTTCCCTTAAGAAAAGTGTTCTATGGGATAATATTATTATATCACCTAATGTAGAATTAAGGGGGACAATTCTTGCTAATAATGTACAGGTTAAAAATAAAGCCGCTATTTTTGATAAAACAGCAGTAGGCAAAAGGACTGTTATTGGAAGAGAAAG
This window contains:
- a CDS encoding family 1 encapsulin nanocompartment shell protein; amino-acid sequence: MDMLKKELAPLTDKAWDEINDRAREALKTQLSARKVLHVNGPKGWDYNVLTEGRLTNIEDNGKGVNSGIYQVKPLTEARVVFELNRWELDNIERGAKDIDLGPLEEAVSKIAEFEDNTVFNGLESSNIKGLKTEAVNKLQLGQDSSEIIANILEGKILLNNALAETPYSLIVGKDAWKIIQTKTEGYPLHRRIEHLIDGEIIFSKVIDGAFLIPFDHADLELTIGKDYAVGYENHDSKNVKLFITVSFTFRILDPEIIVSYSL
- a CDS encoding serine hydroxymethyltransferase encodes the protein MDYVKKVDPEIADLIEKEAARQQHNIELIASENFVSEAVMEAAGSCLTNKYAEGYPHKRYYGGCEVVDQVEELAIERAKRLFDAEHVNVQPHSGSQANQAVYFAVVPKGGKILAMDLTHGGHLTHGSPVNMSGKYFNFFHYGVNKAERIDFEQVSSLAREHKPDLIVAGASAYPREIDFIKFREIADEVGALFMVDMAHIAGLVAVGLHSNPVPVADFVTTTTHKTLRGTRGGMILCKEKYAKDIDKAIFPGLQGGPLMHIIAAKAVSFKEALTDEFKEYQQQIVNNAAVLAAELQDYGFRLVSGGTDNHLMLVDLNNKGITGKDAETALDKVGITANKNTIPFEKRSPFVTSGIRLGTPAVTSRGMKEAEMKLVAEFIAETIENIDDDSKLAEIKNGVYELTEKFSK
- a CDS encoding ROK family protein, with amino-acid sequence MSEYFLGIDIGGTKILTAIADSSGKILISNKRSTEADKGQDVIIDNIIKTIDNVLNNSNISKEEVASIGIGSPGPLNTKDGVIIENANLPWRDVPIVELLEERTGISPIFLENDANAAALGEKWFGAGRGVADLIYITISTGIGGGIIIDRRIYHGKSDIAGEVGHMIIDPNGPLCGCGNHGCFEAMASGTAINRMAKKVVEDNQESKMFALLKGDLNKINGKVIAEAAEMGDQLAQDIWKRAAYYMGLGIANLLNIFNPGMIILGGGVMKAWDYFEKPMMEGIKKHAFDSAFSSVEIKRSELGDDVGVKGAIAVAMGDRLLS
- a CDS encoding carbohydrate-binding protein, encoding MLNDNGINVSPTPITAGSRIEVEYDGLLSKSGAQEVYLHAGFGMDNNWEKVLDLKMERDKDIWKTNCDVDTSDRFIFCFHDNAGNWDNNNGRNWSFEVHNGRLY
- the hprK gene encoding HPr(Ser) kinase/phosphatase: MVKNKEIAVKDIINKFSLEILAGDPEDKEITVSDIKRPGIELAGFWKYFAPKRVQLLGRTEITFLKELKPPVLKKRVKKLFSYHLSCVIICRNLDVPDIVLKEAANTSTPLLKTSVATTRFLSLLTNYLEESLAPEKTIHGVLVDIYGIGVLISGKSGIGKSETAIQLVKRGHRLVADDVIIVKKIGERELLGSAPEVARYFLEIRGIGIINVSTLFGAGAVKDSSEINMVANLEFWDEKKVYDRLGIDSKYDEIMGIKVPEVIIPVKPGRNVAMVLEIAAMNMRMKAMGYNAARDFSAKVNDLMRET
- the lysA gene encoding diaminopimelate decarboxylase, coding for MNYVYAGVTSKENFYGRNNPVELIEKYGSPLYVYNEKILRDRCKDMSGLIDYPNFIVNYSAKANSNLHLLEIIRDEGLNVDAMSPGEIFVELKAGFSPDQILYIGNNVSADELQYALDTGVKISVDSIAQLDLFGRINPGGEVFVRFNPGVGAGHNPKVVTGGKKTKFGVQAEYIDDVKRVLDEHNLRLIGINQHIGSLFMDGEPYLAGVKSLLAIAEEFDSIEYIDIGGGFGIPYHKHDGQERLNIQELGGMLNELIYNWVADYGREITIMVEPGRYIAAECGVLLGSVYSLKENYGIKYVGTDLGFNVLKRPMIYGSHHDIEIYRKEEVDSSVQEEVTIVGNICESGDIIAKKREFPRIFEGDLLGVLDAGAYGFSMASNYNNRLRPAEVLINEQGDDLLIRRRDTLEQLINNF
- a CDS encoding encapsulin-associated ferritin-like protein, yielding MSAYHEAEDKLSEETKNISRVLNSLKEEVEAIDWYNQRVDATNDDEVKKILAHNRNEEIEHAVMAIEWLRRNMPGWDEELKTYLFTEMSIVDVEEAGEKQDSNDNIDLGIGNLK
- a CDS encoding glucodextranase DOMON-like domain-containing protein translates to MKGKFFGLLIFFFIIMFFSVGNSSAYTGEFFFSIDDPEGDDFGPGTYEYPSDEVFQPYQGLFDITNFAIAKDEGQYIFRFRFKQLKDPWNSKFGFSLPLIHLYIDNQRGGSTELFKKGARVRLDEHYPWNALLEISGWWVRVFEPGDQDKEDDFWYAEENPWELKNVDLRVKNNEIYLYLDQAVTGPLEGAEIFLLVGSFDPFGPDYLRELSNRPSAWNFYDRVGRDLENAPLVIDLLTPNKVSQIDILQKYDADRLAEITPVKVSDQEGNLLYIYYFIALTFFLGLLILIAYKNPFLRNNKK